The genomic stretch GCAAGTGCTTTAGCCACCTAAATAAAAACAGATTGGGAGTTAAAAAAACCCAGCATGCTACATTAATTATGCTAGCACACAAGGTACACGCATGCATGCTGCGTCTTCATCATATACAAAAAGCAGCAGTCTTCAtataaaaagaagaagaagaagaagcagcaGCAGGGCGTTGTTGATTGCGCAATGCACGGTGCACGCATGACGTACTATGTTGTTAGTGTCGTCGTTGATGGCGGGCGATTCCACTCCTGCCCCCTTCTCTGTAAGAGACTTCTGCGAAAGACGGCCGGGCATCATCAGGAAATCAGAATTCAGAGTTGAAAACACAGAGGAGTAGATCGATCGGCCGGAGCGGTGCGCCGCCGCCACGCCACGCACCTGAAGATcgcggaggagctcgccgagtttGCCGTTGCGGGCGGCGATGGGACCGCCGACAGCACCTGCACGCGACGATTGATCCAATGGTAGATGAGAAAAAGGAGGAGTAGAATTGGaggagggaaaaaaaaaagaaacaaaggcACGAGCGTGGGATCATGCATGGGTAGCAGCAGATGGATCGACGGGCCAGTGCATGCACAATGGGAGTATGCatggggcggcggcggctgcgttACGCACCGATGCCGACGAGGAGGACGAAGCGGGTGAGGCCCATGCCGGCTTGTACCACAGCCATGGTGTTGCGTGCCCCGCCGAAGCGGCGGTGGACGGAAGCGAGGCGGCGTGTGGTATCTTTGGCTGCGTGCGcccaccgcggcggcggcggcggcggacaggAGCTCAGGCGGCGTGGAGGGGAAGGAGCGAACAATAAACCCTGCACCCAGGCTTAGGCGAGCGGTCAACGATTATAACCAGCGGGCTGGATTGCGCGCGAGCGGTCACGGTTATAACTGTGGACTTCAACCATaaataagggcctgtttagattggggatgaaaattttttggatgtcacatcgaatatgtcgGAAAGATGTCGGGAgggtttttttgaaactaataaaaaaacaaattacatagctcgtcaggaaactgcaagacaaatttattaagcataattaatctgtcattagcatatgtgggttactgtatcacttatggctaatcatagagtaactaggcttaaaaaattcgtctcgcgattctcaactaaactgtgtaattagtttagttttttatctacatttaatgttccatgcatgtgtccaaagattcgatgggatggatgaaaaatttttgggtggggaactaaacagggcctaaatccAGTAGGGACACGACTCGTCGACTCCTTAATGCTACCACACTGCGGTGCGGAAGCATGCTGCCCGACGCTGGTGCCTGCCGTCGCTGAAGCCACCGTAGACCAATGCGCCAAGGTACACTCCGGCCACCAACCAGCCCTGCGAGTGCGGAACCAGCATCGTATCCCTGTAGCTGTAGCCGGCCCCGGTGCAGTACGGTGCAGCATCGTATCATGACGCCTGCCGCCCTGTGGCAGGTACGGTGcagcgccgtcgccgccggGGCGTCTTCCTGCCCCTATTTCCCTGGAGGCGCACGAGGTGACTCTTGCCAAAAgtggccttgtttggttttcaaaaaattttaacaTTTTCGGTGACATCAAATCCCTGGAGGCTAGGATTGCTATACCGCTCTTTCCTAGGGAGCTTGTGTCCCTTGCGATGGCGGGCACCGCGTGTTTTGATCTGTTGGGATTTTCACCGACGAGATCAGGCAAAACAGCCATCATCAATAGATCAATTTTCGTCCCTTGGGGAAAAATAAAGAAGCTTCAACACAAATACCATGTCTCATAAACCACGTATGTTGGTTTTTCCACAAAAGTCACTAGACTCTACACTCATACAATCTTTTGCCCTGCAGAGGTACGCTACAAGAAACCCCCTCTTTACTGTCAGCAATGCTGGAGGCAAACTACTAGTGCCGGCACCGTAGGGCGCGCGCACACGCATGCTAGCAATTTCACCTAGCGGCAACAGTTGCCGACGTAATAATAGTACATGCCACTAGAATTTCATTCAGTGCCAccatctccaagagcttgaaTCTAGTCAGACTCGTTGCCAGAATCCACATCAGCTGTAGCTTCACCACGATAGACGGCAGACTCTTTTTCATAACGTTTCTTGTCGACCTGGGCCTGCTGGATGTAAGGCTGCTTCTCTTCGCCTGCTCATGACAAGGAACGTGGGAACCGTAAGCACACAGCTTTTGTTTTAGCTGTAAACATGATGACAACATTGCAAAATTTGCCTCGCAGATGAAACAGTGCTGATACTATTATTCGAACAATATAATGGAGAGTGGTCTAGAATATTACTTGACATCTTTTGCCACATCTCCCCAAGCTTCTTTGCAATCTCAGTCGTCGGCAAATCTGGGTTGCTGCTCTTCATGTTCTGCATCATCAAAAATAAACTTTAAACTTCTGTTCAGTATCAGTTTCTAGTGTGGGACGGTTTCTGCTCTACCCTCGATGTCACAAAATATCTAAACGACCTAAAATGCTGGGAATTATTAACCAAAGCAACTTACTCCTCGTTCAGCCATTGAGAAATACATGAACGGTGTCATTGCTCTTTTGGGGGCATTAGGATCTTTTTTCTTCTTTGCCTTTTTCTTCTCATGCCCTTCGTCATCCCTGGCCTTAGGCTTCCTTTTCTGAACTGGCTTTGAACTGCTTGCTTCCTTCTTGGATGATTTCTGTGGAGAAAAACAACTGCATATTAAAACATGGCTTCAGGCTTGCTACAGGTCTACAACAACAATAAATTTAAAAATACCTCTTTTTCACCACCACTATCACTAGCATCTGAATCCTCATCACCCGAGTCATCAGTAGGAGATCCACTATCATCCTTATCTGCAACAAAATCTTCATCCTACAGtgaatataaataataagtaCATAGAAGGGCTCAGTAATAAGATTATTAGAGAAGGCAGCATCAAGTAACATAACAACAAGGCAGCATACCTCTTCATCACTTTCATCATCCCCAGCCTGATTCTTAATACGCTCTAGATGTGGATCAACAGCATCATCATCAGTGTCTCGTAGAACATCTGTAACTACACCACTTGCACCTTGACCATCTCCTCCAAGGTTCATTATTTTAatgttctttccactaaaaaAATGTCAAAAATAAGGATAGGAAAACTTAAGTTTCTGTATAACATGAAAGATGATGAAGGCAATAAAAGGGACAACATACTTGATGAAGTTGAAGAGGTTGTGGTACTCATTCCTTTGAATATTTCTGAAGAGATGCTCTTGGTCATTTTTCAGTTTGACAAGGAGGTCAAAATAGTGAAATGATATACTGGCACCCCCAGCACCATGACGTTCAAATTCAACAAACTCAATCTGCATTGAGAATGTAATAAACAGCAGTTACTACGAATGGATACTGAGAGTTCCTACCACAAATATAAACTGATACCTCCTCATGAAGAATGAGTGTAGGTGGCTTTGGCAAGAAGAAGAAACCCTTTTCAAGTGGATATAACAGTCCATCTTCAGCTTTGAGTGATGATTTAACTGCATATCCATCTTGGCAACTTCTGAAAGAACCTGGCCTTGTGACTTTAGCACCAGATAGACCACGGAGGACTTTGGTAAATACCTCATGTATTAGACCCTATGGATATATTGAGAACAATGTAAGAAAAAGGAATAAGTTAAGTGTAGTTACCAGCAAGTATAGATTGCATCTTgttaaaagaaattaaaaaaagaagaCATGAGAGTTGCATAGAACTAGCTACTGACATAGTCCAATAAATGGAAGATTGCCTAAATGCAAAATTTTCAAGGATTTCTAAAACTTAAGCTCTACATCTTCATACTTGCAAACATCAGCATACATTATTCTTTTAGATTAGAAAAATAAAGAAGGTGAAAAACCATGGAGCCTTAGTTGACCATGAAGAGGAAAAAATTAGCTGCCCACTAAATTACCACAAAAAGCATGCAATATTGTATAAAATCAGCACATGTATTGACTTAAGATCACAGAAATTCAGACTATCAATGTTCAATCTTTTTTGTATAATTATAGCAGCACATACTACAACCATCCCCTGAAAACCCAAACGTATCTACAATATTATGGTTTAGCCTTCTGCAAGGAGAAGCAGAACATTACAATTTATCCCAACTGATATTGTCTCTCATAATGCCCAACAAATTCAGATCATAAATTGCATGGATGAGCATGAAAAAACATTAGTATTCAGTTTGTCAATATACATCTATTTTAATATTAGAAGTCCTAGTAAATTAGATCAACTATCTCAATGTGGAGAGTAGTAGGTATTAAAAtagttcttttctcaaattatgaaaatataatggAGAATACTGAACATGGAATTAAGGAGACAGCACACTGTTGCACAGTCCCTTGATAACAGAAGATGGGCGCAAAATATTAAAGGAATTCTCACTGTCCAGGTTATAATGAAGTATCTGCAGATTTGGATAGGATACATATCAAAAGAGTAATTAAGTGTTTAGCTCAGCCTAACTTCATGTATCAGCTTCAAATCGAAAACACATTTGGCAAAGGGCAAAGGCATAGCACAATTATTAAGAAACCATAGAAGGCAAGATGCATTATGCTAATGGAAAAAGCTCGCAGGTGACCACAATATCTCTCAACAGGATACACAATGCTTGAGATGGAGTTCGCCATACTCAGAAATTTTGTTTCGACATGTTAATTTTATTTTAGAAATATGATTTGGTCTTCAACTGGAATGGATCAAGTCAATAAGTAAACAGTATTCTTTCAAATTAACAGACACCACCTTGTAAGATTCCTCAAGCCTGTCCTTGTATTTGTCAACCAACAGCTCTTTACTCAATGCCAGGTCTCTTTCAACTACTGCCTCTGTCTCAAACTATTAAGAGATAAGAGAACAAATTAGTGGATCTATTCAAAACAAATCCTGAAATGAAGTGGTAATATAACTATAACCAACTAAACATTATGAAAGAATTGCAGTGGAATACCTGAATAACAATGTGAGGATACAATGTTTGTCCTTTACGGATTGGTGGATCAAGAGTGATAACAACAAATGTATGAGGATTGTTTGACTGCAAAGCTCAACCATGCAATTGGTTTAGTTACATGTCAGAGTGTAATATTATGCACAACAATAAAGCACAGCTCAACATAGGATACAAGAACAGAACCTTTGGCAAAAGAAAGAGGCGAACGATGCTGCTGTATTGGATTTTGAAATCATTAGCTTGTCCTTGGAGTCGCAGAAATGACAGATGAAGCTCAACACTATAACGTCCTCTGTATTGCCAAAACAAAGAATCGTTAGCTTTTTAAGCTCAAcaatcttgtgtttctcataaGGTAAATGGTTCATATTGTCCAC from Sorghum bicolor cultivar BTx623 chromosome 3, Sorghum_bicolor_NCBIv3, whole genome shotgun sequence encodes the following:
- the LOC8084374 gene encoding FACT complex subunit SSRP1 translates to MTGGHHFNNILLGGRGGTNPGQFKVYSGGLAWKRQGGGKTIEIDKADVTAVTWMKVPRAYQLGVRIKDGLFYRFIGFREQDVSSLTNFIQKNMGVTPDEKQLSVSGHNWGGIDIDGNMLTFMVGSKQAFEVSLADVAQTQMQGKTDVLLELHVDDTTGANEKDSLMDLSFHVPTSNTQFVGDENRPPAHILWETILKFADVGSSEEPVVTFDGIAILTPRGRYSVELHLSFLRLQGQANDFKIQYSSIVRLFLLPKSNNPHTFVVITLDPPIRKGQTLYPHIVIQFETEAVVERDLALSKELLVDKYKDRLEESYKGLIHEVFTKVLRGLSGAKVTRPGSFRSCQDGYAVKSSLKAEDGLLYPLEKGFFFLPKPPTLILHEEIEFVEFERHGAGGASISFHYFDLLVKLKNDQEHLFRNIQRNEYHNLFNFINGKNIKIMNLGGDGQGASGVVTDVLRDTDDDAVDPHLERIKNQAGDDESDEEDEDFVADKDDSGSPTDDSGDEDSDASDSGGEKEKSSKKEASSSKPVQKRKPKARDDEGHEKKKAKKKKDPNAPKRAMTPFMYFSMAERGNMKSSNPDLPTTEIAKKLGEMWQKMSSEEKQPYIQQAQVDKKRYEKESAVYRGEATADVDSGNESD